From the genome of Cedecea lapagei, one region includes:
- a CDS encoding ABC transporter permease, which yields MSASLLTLPQGKNVSVKQFVSRHINVIGLLVVIAILYLAFSFNAPGFISLNNQMNVLRDAATIGIAAWAMTLVIISGEIDVSVGPMVAFVSVCLAFLLQFQVPLGVACLLVLLLGALLGTLAGILRGVFNVPSFVATLGLWSALRGMGLFMTNALPVPIDENPVLDWFGGQLFGLPVSAVIMMLLFALFVFISRKTAFGRSVFAIGGNAAAAQLCGINVKRVRIMIFTLSGLLAAITGILLAARLGSGNAGAANGLEFDVIAAVVVGGTALSGGRGSLLGTLLGVLVITLIGNGLVLLGINSFFQQVVRGAIIVVAVLANILLTQRNSKSTR from the coding sequence ATGTCAGCCTCGTTACTCACTCTGCCGCAAGGCAAAAACGTATCGGTGAAGCAGTTTGTTAGCCGCCACATTAACGTTATCGGTCTGCTGGTGGTGATTGCGATCCTCTACCTGGCGTTTTCTTTCAATGCGCCTGGTTTTATCTCACTGAATAACCAAATGAACGTGCTGCGGGATGCGGCCACCATCGGGATTGCGGCCTGGGCGATGACGCTGGTCATTATCTCCGGTGAAATTGACGTCAGCGTTGGGCCAATGGTGGCCTTTGTCTCCGTGTGTCTGGCGTTTTTACTGCAGTTTCAGGTTCCACTGGGGGTTGCTTGTCTGCTGGTGCTTTTACTCGGTGCGCTGTTGGGCACGTTGGCTGGCATTCTGCGCGGCGTGTTCAACGTGCCGAGCTTTGTTGCCACTCTGGGGCTGTGGAGTGCCCTGCGCGGGATGGGGTTATTTATGACCAACGCATTACCGGTGCCGATTGACGAAAATCCCGTTCTGGACTGGTTTGGCGGCCAGCTCTTCGGCCTGCCGGTTTCAGCCGTCATCATGATGCTGCTGTTTGCTCTGTTTGTTTTCATTAGTCGTAAAACGGCCTTTGGTCGCTCGGTCTTTGCCATCGGCGGCAATGCAGCGGCGGCGCAACTATGCGGCATCAACGTCAAACGCGTACGCATCATGATCTTTACGCTCTCTGGTCTGTTGGCTGCCATTACAGGAATTTTGCTTGCCGCACGGCTTGGGTCTGGCAATGCGGGCGCTGCCAATGGCCTGGAGTTTGATGTGATTGCTGCCGTGGTAGTTGGTGGCACGGCACTGTCCGGCGGGCGCGGCTCGCTGCTGGGGACGCTCCTTGGCGTGCTGGTTATCACCTTGATTGGCAACGGCCTGGTGCTGCTCGGCATCAACTCCTTTTTCCAGCAGGTGGTTCGCGGCGCCATTATCGTGGTGGCAGTGCTGGCAAATATCCTGCTCACTCAGCGAAACAGCAAATCAACGCGCTGA
- a CDS encoding substrate-binding domain-containing protein: MLSISSVSFAAGKEITVGAIYLDTQGYYAGVRQGVQDAAKSSDVKVQLIETNAQGDISKESSFIDTLVARNVDAIILSAVSENGSTRTIRRASEAGIPVICYNTCINQKGVEKYISAYLVGDPLEFGKKLGNAAADYFIANNIPAPKIAVINCEAFEVCVQRRKGFEEAVKARVPGMQIVANQEGTVLDKAISVGEKLIVSSKNLDAIMGESGGATLGAVKAVRNQNKVGKIAVFGSDMTTEIAQELQNNQVLKAVVDISGKKMGNAVFAQTVNVINKNIPKEKITQVPVDLYSKAEDGRQWLTTHVDGLP; the protein is encoded by the coding sequence ATGCTAAGCATCTCTTCTGTGAGCTTCGCCGCCGGGAAAGAGATAACCGTGGGCGCCATCTACCTCGACACCCAGGGCTATTATGCAGGTGTTCGCCAGGGCGTTCAGGATGCGGCTAAATCTTCGGACGTGAAGGTACAGCTTATCGAAACTAACGCTCAGGGCGATATTTCCAAAGAAAGTTCATTTATTGATACGCTGGTTGCCAGAAACGTGGATGCCATTATTCTTTCTGCCGTTTCGGAAAATGGCAGCACCCGCACCATACGACGCGCAAGCGAAGCGGGAATTCCAGTTATTTGTTACAACACCTGCATTAATCAAAAGGGTGTTGAAAAGTATATTTCTGCCTATTTGGTTGGCGATCCGTTGGAGTTTGGTAAAAAGCTGGGTAATGCCGCTGCCGATTACTTTATTGCTAACAATATTCCAGCGCCTAAAATCGCCGTTATTAACTGCGAAGCTTTTGAAGTTTGCGTCCAGCGCCGCAAAGGCTTTGAAGAGGCAGTAAAAGCTCGCGTGCCGGGGATGCAAATTGTCGCGAATCAGGAAGGCACCGTGCTTGATAAAGCGATTTCCGTTGGTGAGAAATTAATTGTCTCGAGCAAAAATCTCGACGCCATTATGGGCGAGTCGGGCGGCGCGACGCTGGGCGCCGTTAAAGCCGTGCGAAATCAAAATAAGGTCGGGAAAATTGCCGTGTTCGGCTCAGATATGACCACCGAAATAGCTCAGGAATTACAGAATAACCAGGTGTTGAAAGCGGTCGTAGATATTTCCGGTAAGAAAATGGGGAATGCCGTATTTGCCCAGACGGTAAACGTTATTAATAAAAATATCCCTAAAGAGAAAATTACCCAGGTGCCGGTTGATTTATACAGCAAGGCAGAAGACGGCAGGCAGTGGCTCACCACGCATGTTGATGGTTTACCGTAG
- a CDS encoding DUF5107 domain-containing protein has translation MEPVKVWQETVSIPTYETGPQDVHPMFLENRVYQGSSGVVYPYGVTDTLSDTKTLKAWQAVWLENDYLKVMILPELGGRVHRAWDKIKQRDFVYHNDVIKPALVGLLGPWISGGIEFNWPQHHRPTTYMPVDFSIEECEDGAKIVWVGETEPMHGLQVMTGFILRPQRAALEIASRVYNANATPRHFLWWANPAVKGGDGHQSVFPPDVTAVFDHGKRAVSTFPIATGTYYKVDYSAGVDISRYKNVPVPTSYMAEKSEYDFVGAWSHDEDGGLLHVADHHIAPGKKQWSWGYSEFGQAWDRNLTDDNGPYIELMTGIYADNQPDFTWLDAFEEKRFVQYFLPYHSLGMVQNASEDAVIKLERTDAGIEWGIYAISPLIGHRLLISEEGGETPLLDKAVNLEPGNVLRGSLNEVSAGRLALTLLDQHNREAIGYREHQPQEISLPEVARAPLCAAEITSVDEAWFIGQHLEQYHHASRSPFDYYLRGIELDPLDYRCNLALAVLEYNRADYASCRSYATQALQRAHRLNKNPQCGQASLIRASASERQERWKEAEEDFWRATWSGNSKAAAFYGLARLCAREKRYEEGIHFCRLSLRASPCNQDVICLENLLLQLDGQVERAGKERERHLNDYPLNPTLRWLKAYCDRSDASLNQWRGLCGNRDVNALLTGGQLLNWGMRDLAMEVLDMLNMQRTLPLYLHASLLPQAERAPLIIRARSVFPGFVRFPNSLDEVAALEKIEECYFALHLLACFHYSKRSYEKAIALWQRCTEMQPDFADAWRGLAIHAWNKHHDARLAASYMDTACKLQPNDSRLLFERDLLDKLTAVDPATRLARLEANLPCALGRDDMTAELLSLWHHCGKTAEAEKILATRKFHPWEGGEGKVTGQFILNHLLRAWELIEGQQPEQAAEVLNAALHYPENLSEGRLSGQTDNDIWFWLGVCAQQRGQRDEAERCLRKAAMGDRSINVHSYYNDQPVGYLFWQGMALHLLGEKASAERLFSEMQCWAENMMQSPVEADFFAVSQPDLLALYGDLQQQHKEKCLLVEALAAAGRGDESGYRKACQALEKLNPVWPAAPLLHRAFSFLQHLVH, from the coding sequence ATGGAACCAGTAAAAGTTTGGCAAGAAACCGTAAGCATTCCGACCTATGAAACCGGTCCTCAGGATGTGCACCCGATGTTCCTGGAAAATCGGGTTTATCAAGGATCCTCTGGTGTCGTCTATCCCTACGGCGTGACGGATACGCTGAGTGACACAAAAACCCTGAAAGCCTGGCAGGCCGTGTGGCTGGAAAATGATTATCTCAAAGTCATGATCCTGCCGGAGCTGGGGGGCCGAGTTCATCGTGCCTGGGACAAGATCAAACAGCGTGATTTTGTCTATCACAATGACGTCATTAAACCTGCCTTGGTTGGGCTGCTTGGCCCGTGGATTTCAGGCGGTATCGAATTTAACTGGCCTCAGCACCACCGTCCGACAACCTATATGCCGGTTGATTTCAGTATTGAAGAGTGCGAGGACGGGGCAAAAATTGTCTGGGTCGGGGAAACTGAACCCATGCACGGGCTGCAGGTGATGACCGGGTTTATCCTCAGGCCGCAGCGTGCGGCGCTTGAAATTGCCAGCCGGGTATACAACGCCAACGCCACCCCCCGACATTTCCTGTGGTGGGCTAACCCTGCCGTGAAGGGGGGCGATGGCCACCAAAGCGTCTTCCCGCCCGATGTTACCGCGGTATTTGACCACGGCAAACGCGCGGTATCGACTTTCCCGATTGCCACCGGCACCTATTACAAAGTGGATTATTCCGCAGGCGTGGATATCTCGCGCTATAAAAATGTTCCTGTTCCCACCTCTTATATGGCCGAAAAATCCGAGTATGACTTTGTCGGGGCCTGGAGCCATGATGAAGACGGTGGTCTGCTCCATGTAGCCGATCACCATATCGCGCCGGGTAAAAAACAGTGGAGCTGGGGATACAGCGAATTCGGCCAGGCGTGGGATCGCAATCTGACCGATGATAATGGGCCTTACATTGAGCTAATGACCGGCATTTACGCCGATAATCAGCCTGATTTTACCTGGCTGGACGCGTTCGAAGAAAAGCGTTTCGTTCAGTACTTCCTTCCTTATCATTCCCTTGGCATGGTGCAGAATGCCTCAGAAGACGCGGTCATCAAGCTGGAGCGCACTGACGCCGGCATTGAGTGGGGAATTTACGCTATTTCTCCGCTCATCGGGCATCGGTTACTCATCAGTGAAGAGGGGGGTGAGACACCGCTGCTTGATAAAGCCGTGAACCTTGAGCCGGGCAACGTGCTGCGAGGCTCGTTAAATGAAGTTTCCGCGGGGCGGCTGGCCCTGACGCTGCTCGACCAACATAACAGAGAAGCGATCGGTTATCGGGAACATCAGCCTCAGGAAATATCTTTGCCAGAAGTTGCCAGGGCACCGCTTTGTGCAGCGGAAATCACCAGCGTCGACGAAGCATGGTTCATCGGTCAACACCTCGAACAGTACCATCATGCGAGCCGATCGCCCTTTGATTATTACCTGCGTGGCATTGAACTGGATCCGCTGGATTACCGCTGCAACCTCGCTCTTGCCGTACTCGAATATAATCGCGCTGATTACGCCAGCTGCCGGAGCTACGCTACCCAGGCGCTTCAACGCGCCCATCGGCTAAACAAAAATCCACAGTGCGGGCAGGCCAGCCTGATTCGTGCCAGCGCCTCTGAACGTCAGGAACGCTGGAAGGAGGCAGAGGAGGACTTCTGGCGGGCGACATGGAGCGGTAATTCAAAAGCCGCTGCATTCTACGGGCTGGCAAGGCTGTGCGCCCGTGAGAAACGTTATGAAGAGGGGATACATTTCTGCCGCCTGAGCCTGAGGGCTTCACCGTGCAATCAGGATGTTATTTGCCTTGAAAACCTGCTTCTTCAGCTTGACGGCCAGGTTGAGCGGGCCGGCAAAGAGCGTGAGCGTCACCTGAACGACTATCCGTTAAATCCAACGTTAAGGTGGCTGAAAGCCTATTGTGACCGCAGCGATGCCAGCCTTAACCAATGGCGTGGCCTGTGCGGCAATCGCGATGTCAATGCCTTACTCACGGGCGGACAGCTGCTCAACTGGGGGATGCGTGACCTGGCCATGGAAGTGCTGGACATGCTGAATATGCAGCGCACGCTGCCGCTTTATCTACATGCGAGTCTGCTCCCACAAGCCGAGCGTGCGCCACTCATTATCCGGGCACGTAGCGTGTTTCCGGGCTTTGTACGCTTTCCTAATTCGCTTGATGAAGTGGCTGCGCTGGAAAAAATCGAAGAGTGCTACTTTGCGTTGCATCTGCTCGCTTGTTTCCACTACAGCAAACGTAGCTATGAGAAAGCGATTGCACTCTGGCAGCGTTGCACGGAGATGCAGCCCGATTTTGCCGATGCCTGGCGAGGGTTGGCCATTCATGCCTGGAATAAACATCACGATGCCCGGTTGGCAGCAAGCTATATGGATACGGCCTGTAAGCTGCAGCCCAATGATTCCCGGCTGCTGTTCGAACGCGATCTGCTGGACAAGCTGACCGCAGTCGATCCGGCAACCCGGCTGGCACGCCTGGAGGCCAACCTTCCTTGTGCCCTGGGACGCGATGATATGACCGCAGAGTTGCTGAGTTTGTGGCATCACTGCGGCAAAACGGCGGAAGCGGAAAAAATCCTCGCCACCCGTAAATTCCACCCCTGGGAGGGCGGTGAAGGCAAGGTAACCGGACAGTTTATCCTCAACCATCTGCTGCGCGCCTGGGAGCTTATTGAAGGCCAGCAGCCGGAGCAGGCCGCAGAAGTGCTCAACGCCGCGCTGCATTATCCCGAAAACCTGAGCGAAGGACGCTTATCAGGGCAAACCGATAACGACATCTGGTTCTGGCTGGGCGTTTGCGCACAGCAGCGTGGCCAGCGTGATGAGGCTGAACGTTGCCTGCGTAAGGCTGCCATGGGTGACCGCTCAATCAATGTGCATAGCTATTACAACGACCAGCCTGTGGGGTATCTCTTCTGGCAAGGCATGGCGCTGCACCTGTTGGGGGAAAAGGCCAGCGCCGAACGGTTATTCAGTGAGATGCAATGTTGGGCGGAAAACATGATGCAATCGCCGGTTGAGGCTGACTTTTTTGCCGTCTCCCAGCCTGATTTGCTGGCGCTGTATGGCGATCTTCAGCAACAGCATAAAGAGAAGTGTCTGCTGGTGGAGGCGCTGGCCGCGGCGGGAAGGGGCGACGAATCTGGCTACCGCAAGGCATGTCAGGCCCTTGAAAAACTGAATCCGGTATGGCCTGCCGCGCCGCTGCTCCATCGCGCGTTCTCTTTCCTCCAGCACCTTGTTCACTGA
- a CDS encoding aldose 1-epimerase, translating to MSLFTLQNERLKLLVSGQGGAIEGLWWQNEGQLIPLLRPGKQSGIAVESSCFPLVPFGNRVSGNAFTFAGKDYRLQPNVAWDSHYLHGDGWLTLWQPLEEEPGWLVLEYQHLEGPYRYAVQQTFHLSGDSLTVSLTVVNNGKEPLPFGLGWHPYFPLTAQTSIQARATGYWLEREQWLAGEFQPQLPKSLDFNQPNELPRRWVNNAFSGWDGQAKIAYPQEGVALSMETDPPAPCYFIFVSDPQFDEGYDFDFFCLEPMSHAPDDHHRPGGGLLTTLKQGETLGQNMRISVSTL from the coding sequence ATGAGCTTGTTTACCTTACAGAATGAACGCCTGAAGCTGCTGGTATCCGGCCAGGGAGGGGCGATTGAAGGCCTGTGGTGGCAGAATGAAGGGCAGTTGATCCCGCTTCTGCGACCCGGAAAGCAGAGCGGCATTGCCGTGGAGTCCTCCTGTTTTCCGCTTGTGCCTTTTGGCAACCGGGTGAGCGGTAACGCTTTTACATTTGCCGGAAAAGATTACCGACTTCAGCCTAACGTTGCATGGGATAGCCACTATCTGCACGGCGACGGTTGGCTGACTCTCTGGCAGCCCCTGGAAGAGGAACCTGGGTGGCTGGTGCTGGAATATCAACATTTAGAGGGGCCATATCGTTATGCCGTTCAACAAACGTTCCATCTTTCCGGCGACTCGCTTACGGTTTCATTAACGGTGGTGAATAACGGGAAAGAGCCGCTACCGTTTGGCCTCGGCTGGCATCCTTATTTTCCTCTTACGGCACAAACCAGTATCCAGGCTCGGGCGACAGGGTACTGGCTTGAGCGCGAACAGTGGCTGGCGGGGGAGTTTCAGCCTCAATTGCCGAAATCGCTCGATTTTAACCAGCCAAACGAGTTACCGCGTCGCTGGGTGAATAACGCATTCTCCGGCTGGGATGGTCAGGCGAAAATCGCGTATCCGCAGGAAGGCGTTGCTTTATCGATGGAAACGGATCCTCCTGCTCCGTGCTATTTCATCTTTGTCTCCGATCCTCAGTTTGATGAAGGGTATGATTTTGACTTCTTCTGCCTGGAGCCAATGAGCCACGCGCCTGACGATCATCATCGGCCAGGCGGTGGTCTGTTAACGACCCTCAAACAGGGTGAGACGCTTGGCCAGAATATGAGGATTAGCGTCTCGACGCTTTAA
- a CDS encoding 3-phenylpropionate MFS transporter, translated as MVLHSTRWLALSYFTYFFSYGVFLPFWSVWLKGVGLPPETIGLLLGSGLIARFLGSLLLAPRVTAPSRLVFALRLLALATLIFAAGFWLGHTALWLLLTMIGFNLFFSPLVPLTDALAGTWQRQMTLDYGRVRLWGSLAFVIGSALTGKLVSEFSYQAILVLLTLGAASMLIGMMLRPSIMPQGEVRHQASAGWPAWKALILSAWRFLACVSLLQGAHAAYYGFSAIYWQGAGYSASVVGYLWSLGVVAEIVIFALSNKLFRRWSARDLLLLSAVTGIIRWSLMASTTELPWLIVAQILHCGSFTVCHLAAMRYISARKGGEVIRLQAVYSAVAMGGGIAVMTIFSGFLYQHLQGGMFWVMALVAVPALFLRPKVAAVS; from the coding sequence ATGGTTTTGCATTCCACGCGCTGGCTGGCGCTCAGTTACTTTACCTACTTCTTTAGTTATGGCGTGTTTTTGCCCTTCTGGAGCGTCTGGCTCAAAGGCGTCGGGCTTCCCCCTGAAACGATAGGATTATTGTTAGGCTCAGGGTTGATCGCCCGCTTCCTCGGCAGTTTGTTGTTGGCACCACGCGTGACCGCTCCTTCCCGCCTTGTTTTTGCCCTCCGTCTGTTAGCCCTTGCGACCTTAATTTTTGCCGCCGGTTTCTGGCTGGGTCATACCGCGTTATGGCTGCTGCTTACGATGATTGGTTTTAACCTGTTTTTCTCGCCGCTGGTGCCGCTAACCGATGCATTGGCGGGGACCTGGCAGCGACAAATGACCCTCGACTATGGCCGGGTGCGGCTGTGGGGATCGCTGGCGTTTGTTATCGGCTCGGCGCTCACCGGCAAGCTGGTGAGCGAGTTCAGCTATCAGGCCATTCTGGTGCTGTTGACCCTTGGCGCGGCGTCGATGCTAATTGGCATGATGCTTCGGCCTTCAATTATGCCGCAGGGCGAGGTACGACATCAGGCTTCGGCGGGCTGGCCAGCCTGGAAAGCGCTGATCCTGAGCGCGTGGCGATTTCTGGCCTGTGTTTCCCTGCTGCAGGGGGCGCACGCGGCCTACTACGGTTTCAGCGCTATTTACTGGCAGGGCGCGGGCTACTCCGCTTCTGTGGTGGGCTATTTATGGTCGCTGGGCGTGGTGGCGGAAATCGTTATCTTCGCGCTTAGCAACAAGCTGTTCCGCCGCTGGAGCGCACGGGATCTGCTGCTGCTCTCCGCCGTTACCGGCATTATCCGCTGGAGCCTGATGGCCAGCACCACCGAACTTCCGTGGCTAATTGTGGCGCAGATCCTGCACTGCGGCAGCTTCACCGTTTGCCACCTGGCGGCGATGCGTTATATCTCTGCCCGTAAAGGCGGCGAGGTTATTCGCCTGCAGGCCGTCTATTCCGCCGTGGCGATGGGCGGCGGGATCGCCGTGATGACCATTTTCTCCGGCTTCCTCTATCAGCATCTGCAGGGGGGAATGTTCTGGGTCATGGCGCTGGTGGCGGTGCCAGCGCTGTTCCTGCGGCCCAAAGTGGCTGCCGTCAGCTAG
- a CDS encoding zinc-dependent alcohol dehydrogenase family protein, which translates to MKTMQAAYLPGNSTVELREVAVPKPGINQVLLKMKSSGICGSDVHYIYHQHRATAAAPDKPLYQGFINGHEPCGQIVATGEGCRHFKEGDRVLVYHISGCGFCANCRRGFPISCTGKGKAAYGWQRDGGHAEYLLAEEKDLIHLPDALSYEDGAFISCGVGTAYEGILRGEVSGSDNVLVVGLGPVGMMAMMLARGRGAKRIIGVDMLPDRLATAKKLGLMDHGYLATTERLPELIAELTRGGADVALDCSGNAAGRLLALQSTADWGRVVYIGETGKVEFEVSADLMHHQRRIIGSWVTSLYHMEKCAYDLTDWKLYPHSAITHRFSLEQAGEAYALMASGQCGKVVINFPD; encoded by the coding sequence ATGAAAACGATGCAGGCAGCCTATCTACCGGGTAACTCTACCGTCGAGCTGCGGGAAGTTGCCGTACCAAAGCCGGGGATTAACCAGGTGCTGTTGAAAATGAAATCGTCGGGTATTTGCGGCAGTGATGTGCATTACATCTATCACCAGCACCGTGCTACGGCCGCCGCGCCCGATAAGCCGCTTTACCAGGGATTTATTAATGGGCATGAGCCCTGTGGGCAGATAGTAGCAACGGGAGAAGGGTGCCGACACTTCAAGGAAGGTGACAGGGTGCTGGTTTACCACATCTCGGGCTGTGGATTCTGCGCCAACTGCCGCCGAGGATTTCCTATCTCCTGTACCGGAAAGGGCAAGGCGGCTTATGGCTGGCAGCGTGACGGCGGGCATGCAGAATATCTGCTGGCAGAAGAAAAAGACCTTATCCATCTGCCGGATGCGCTCAGCTACGAAGACGGGGCTTTTATCAGCTGCGGCGTTGGCACGGCTTATGAAGGCATTCTCCGCGGCGAGGTTTCCGGGAGCGACAATGTGCTGGTGGTCGGCCTCGGCCCCGTGGGCATGATGGCGATGATGCTGGCCCGTGGGCGTGGCGCGAAGCGCATTATTGGCGTTGATATGTTGCCTGACAGACTCGCTACGGCAAAAAAACTTGGCCTGATGGACCATGGCTACCTGGCGACAACGGAAAGGCTGCCGGAGCTGATTGCTGAGCTGACGCGTGGCGGCGCGGATGTCGCGCTTGATTGCTCGGGTAACGCCGCCGGTCGCCTGCTTGCTCTGCAGTCCACGGCAGACTGGGGACGAGTGGTTTACATCGGCGAAACGGGAAAAGTGGAGTTCGAGGTCAGCGCCGATTTGATGCACCATCAGCGCCGCATCATCGGCTCCTGGGTTACCAGCCTCTACCATATGGAAAAATGTGCCTATGACCTGACGGACTGGAAACTTTATCCGCACAGCGCCATTACCCACCGCTTCTCGCTGGAACAGGCCGGTGAAGCCTACGCGCTAATGGCGAGCGGCCAATGTGGAAAAGTGGTGATTAATTTCCCGGACTGA
- a CDS encoding sugar ABC transporter ATP-binding protein, translated as MTIEQTGPLPVAQIIAGHKRYPGVVAMDNVNFTLHKGEVRALLGKNGAGKSTLIRMLTGSERLDSGEVLLGGKRLEGREASLTRQASSLGVRAVYQELSLVDGLTVAENLCLGHWPRRRGAIDNAQMARQAKQSLQALGVEIDPEVLVESLSPAQKQLVEIARVMEGDPGVVILDEPTSSLANAEVELVIEAVRKMSTLGIAVIYVSHRMEEIRRIATSATIMRDGQVAGDVSLSNTSTQHIVSLMLGHETQKHPPVSMAAACGEPVLEVRGLQRLPQLRDISMTLHRGEVLGIAGLLGAGRSELLKSLIGLEPFNSGEILINGEVVKHPDYGDMLRRGVGYTPENRKEAGIIPLLGVNENTVITSRSRVSEKGVLQWGRIRLLTEEIMRRMSVKAADSETPIGTLSGGNQQKVVIGRWVYAESQILLLDEPTRGVDIEAKQQIYRIVRELAQEGKSVVFISSEVEELPLVCDRILLLQHGTFSKAFQSPVSVDELMSALLSMH; from the coding sequence ATGACGATAGAACAAACCGGGCCGCTGCCCGTCGCGCAAATTATTGCTGGTCATAAGCGCTATCCGGGCGTGGTTGCCATGGATAACGTTAACTTCACCCTTCATAAAGGCGAGGTGAGAGCTCTACTGGGAAAGAACGGCGCCGGCAAATCAACGTTAATCCGCATGCTGACCGGCAGTGAGCGGCTGGACAGCGGTGAGGTGCTGCTGGGGGGAAAGCGCCTTGAGGGCAGAGAGGCGTCGTTGACCCGGCAGGCATCGTCACTTGGCGTTAGGGCTGTTTATCAGGAACTTAGCCTCGTAGATGGCCTCACGGTGGCGGAAAACCTTTGCCTGGGCCACTGGCCGAGGCGGCGCGGCGCGATTGATAATGCACAAATGGCACGTCAGGCAAAACAAAGCCTGCAGGCGCTCGGCGTGGAAATTGACCCGGAAGTATTGGTGGAAAGCCTTAGCCCCGCGCAGAAACAGCTGGTGGAGATTGCTCGTGTCATGGAAGGCGATCCCGGCGTGGTGATCCTTGATGAGCCGACCAGTTCACTGGCAAACGCTGAAGTTGAGTTGGTGATCGAAGCGGTGCGGAAAATGTCCACCCTTGGCATTGCGGTGATCTACGTCAGCCACCGTATGGAGGAGATTCGGCGCATCGCAACTTCGGCCACGATCATGCGCGATGGCCAGGTCGCGGGCGATGTTTCCCTCAGCAACACTTCAACCCAGCATATCGTCAGCCTGATGCTCGGGCATGAAACCCAAAAGCATCCTCCTGTTTCAATGGCAGCCGCGTGTGGCGAGCCGGTACTGGAGGTTCGCGGGCTGCAACGTCTTCCTCAGCTCAGAGATATTTCCATGACGCTACATCGTGGCGAGGTGTTGGGAATTGCGGGGCTGTTGGGCGCGGGACGTAGCGAGTTACTGAAATCGCTTATCGGGCTGGAGCCTTTCAATAGCGGTGAAATTCTTATCAACGGTGAAGTGGTTAAGCATCCCGACTACGGGGATATGTTGCGGCGCGGGGTGGGCTATACCCCGGAAAATCGCAAAGAGGCGGGGATCATTCCTTTGCTCGGCGTAAATGAAAATACCGTGATCACTAGCCGCAGCCGTGTGAGTGAAAAAGGCGTCCTTCAGTGGGGCAGGATTCGTCTCCTCACTGAAGAGATTATGCGGCGAATGAGCGTGAAGGCCGCCGACAGCGAAACGCCCATCGGCACGCTCTCGGGCGGCAATCAGCAAAAGGTGGTGATTGGCCGCTGGGTTTACGCCGAAAGTCAGATCCTGCTGCTGGATGAGCCCACGCGCGGCGTGGATATCGAAGCCAAGCAGCAGATTTATCGTATCGTCCGGGAGCTGGCGCAGGAAGGGAAGAGCGTGGTGTTCATTTCAAGCGAAGTGGAAGAGCTTCCCCTTGTTTGCGACCGAATTTTGCTGCTGCAACACGGTACCTTCAGCAAAGCGTTTCAGTCTCCCGTCAGCGTGGACGAATTGATGTCCGCCCTTTTGTCCATGCACTGA